In Risungbinella massiliensis, the genomic stretch AAACACAATTTTGTCATTTCCATATGTGACGAAATTGTGTTTTCCTTTTCTTGTGACTCCTATGAAAGCGCTCTAAAATAAAATCAAGAACAGACAGATGAAAAAGTACTGAAAGGAGATTATAAGATGTCAGCTGATCAAATGGTGAAAACTCAGGGTATCAAAGTTCGTATCCAAAAATTCGGTCGATTCTTAAGCGGTATGGTTATGCCGAATATTGGTGCATTTATCGCTTGGGGACTCATTACTGCCTTATTTATACCTTCAGGTTGGCTACCTAATGAAAACATTGCCGAGTTGGTTGATCCCACGATTAAATATCTATTACCACTTCTCATTGGGTACACTGGAGGAAAATTGATTTACGATGTACGTGGGGGTGTTGTTGGAGCACTTGCTACTATTGGAGTAATCACTGGTGTGGAAATGCCAATGTTCTTAGGAGCAATGGTAGCTGGCCCACTTGGTGGTTATTTCATCAAAAAAGTAGATAGCCTTTTGGAAGGAAGAATTCGCACTGGCTTTGAGATGTTAGTAAATAACTTCTCTGCTGGGATTACTGGGGCCATCATCATGATTATTGCTTATTTAGGCATTGGTCCAATAGTAGCAACAGTAACAGATGCTTTAACTGCTGGAGTAGAAGCAATTGTCACAATGGGACTTTTGCCATTTTCTGGTATTATCATCGAACCTGCAAAAGTTTTATTCTTGAACAATGCGATAAACCATGGAGTTTTTGCTCCGCTAGGACTACAAGAAGCAGCTGAAACTGGAAAGTCCATATTCTTCTTGTTAGAAACAAACCCTGGTCCAGGGCTAGGAATTTTACTTGCTTACTGGTTTTTTGGAAAGGGATCTACCAAACAATCCGCACCTGGTACAGCAATCATTCATTTCTTTGGCGGAATTC encodes the following:
- a CDS encoding PTS mannitol transporter subunit IICB, yielding MSADQMVKTQGIKVRIQKFGRFLSGMVMPNIGAFIAWGLITALFIPSGWLPNENIAELVDPTIKYLLPLLIGYTGGKLIYDVRGGVVGALATIGVITGVEMPMFLGAMVAGPLGGYFIKKVDSLLEGRIRTGFEMLVNNFSAGITGAIIMIIAYLGIGPIVATVTDALTAGVEAIVTMGLLPFSGIIIEPAKVLFLNNAINHGVFAPLGLQEAAETGKSIFFLLETNPGPGLGILLAYWFFGKGSTKQSAPGTAIIHFFGGIHEIYFPYILANPRLIIATIAGGMSGIFTFQLLGAGLVATPSPGSIFALMAISPKGGLLAVLLGVLISTAVSFFIASLLLRTSKESGEDIEKAQEKMNEMKAQSKGETIAPSVDVKKIIFACDAGMGSSAMGASILRKKFQDAGISIDVTNTAINDIPEDADIVITQKTLTDRAKTKKPDAEHISVENFLNSPKYEELTKRLSEKSVE